A window of Thermosynechococcus sp. NK55a contains these coding sequences:
- the tyrS gene encoding tyrosine--tRNA ligase has product MSSDLEATIARLQRGVVETFPHVPDSAKPEENLWAYLRQTQRPLRIKFGIDPTGSEIHLGHSIVLRKLRQFQDAGHCAVLIIGDFTAQIGDPTGKSEVRKQLSPEEVAANVQTYLEQVRPILDFETPGRLEIRYNSEWLAKLDLRKVLELLGTMTVGQMLAKEGFAERYAKETPIFLHEFLYPLMQGYDSVAVAADVELGGTDQKFNIAVGRDLQRHFRLPTVQFGLLMPILVGTDGVQKMSKSLGNYVALTESAASMYSKLEKIPDALVNQYIELLTDLPLDSLPAHPRDRQKALALEVVSQYHGRELALQTQAELAAIVTQGQTAQAGSIPEYSLGEFQFPVKLTYVLSHTKLCPSSSEARRQIQGGGVRLNSEKITDVDFTLTAPEPYVNQVLQVGKKKFLRFVP; this is encoded by the coding sequence ATGTCTTCAGACCTTGAGGCCACCATTGCACGGCTCCAGCGCGGCGTTGTGGAAACGTTCCCCCATGTCCCTGATTCCGCCAAACCCGAGGAAAATCTCTGGGCCTATTTGCGGCAAACGCAACGCCCGCTCCGAATTAAGTTTGGCATTGATCCTACCGGCAGTGAAATTCACCTCGGTCATAGCATTGTCCTGCGCAAGCTGCGCCAGTTTCAGGATGCGGGGCACTGTGCCGTGCTGATTATTGGTGACTTTACGGCTCAAATTGGCGATCCCACGGGGAAGTCGGAAGTACGCAAACAACTCAGCCCTGAGGAGGTAGCAGCCAATGTGCAAACCTACCTTGAACAGGTGAGGCCGATTTTGGATTTTGAGACCCCCGGCCGCTTAGAAATTCGCTACAACTCAGAGTGGCTTGCCAAACTGGATCTGCGCAAAGTGCTTGAGCTTTTGGGAACGATGACCGTGGGCCAAATGCTGGCCAAGGAGGGATTTGCGGAACGTTACGCCAAGGAAACGCCTATTTTTCTCCATGAGTTTCTCTATCCGCTGATGCAGGGCTATGATTCGGTGGCGGTGGCCGCAGATGTGGAATTGGGGGGAACCGATCAAAAGTTTAATATTGCCGTCGGTCGCGATTTACAGCGTCACTTTCGTTTGCCAACCGTGCAATTTGGCCTGCTGATGCCGATCCTAGTGGGTACGGATGGGGTACAGAAAATGTCCAAGTCCCTTGGCAACTATGTGGCGCTCACGGAGTCGGCAGCCAGTATGTACTCCAAGCTTGAAAAAATTCCCGATGCTTTGGTGAACCAGTACATTGAGTTGCTTACGGATTTGCCTTTGGACAGTTTGCCCGCTCATCCTCGCGATCGCCAGAAGGCCTTAGCCCTAGAAGTGGTCAGTCAATACCATGGGCGAGAGCTGGCCCTGCAAACCCAAGCAGAACTAGCGGCGATCGTCACCCAAGGGCAAACGGCACAGGCGGGATCAATTCCAGAGTATTCCCTTGGCGAGTTTCAGTTTCCTGTAAAGCTAACCTACGTGCTCAGTCACACCAAGCTCTGCCCCAGCAGCAGCGAAGCACGGCGGCAAATCCAAGGGGGTGGTGTCCGGCTCAACAGTGAGAAAATTACCGATGTGGATTTTACCCTCACCGCGCCAGAACCCTACGTCAACCAAGTGCTGCAAGTGGGCAAGAAAAAATTCCTGCGCTTTGTGCCCTAG